In Callospermophilus lateralis isolate mCalLat2 chromosome 10, mCalLat2.hap1, whole genome shotgun sequence, a single genomic region encodes these proteins:
- the Tm4sf19 gene encoding transmembrane 4 L6 family member 19 isoform X2, with translation MLSPSCTMACSRTCSRILGLSLGTAALFAAGANVALLFPNWDVTYLLRGLIGRHAMLGSGLWGGGLMLLTALFSSGLALLGALICFITSGVALKDGPFCMFDLSFFNQTQAWKYGYPFKDMHNRNYLYDHSLWNSVCREPSKAVVWHVSFFSTLLCISLFQLLLVVIHFINSFLGLFCSLCEK, from the exons ATGCTGTCCCCTTCCTGTACGATGGCATGCTCGAGGACCTGTTCCCGCATCCTGGGGCTGAGCCTGGGGACTGCAGCCCTGTTTGCTGCTGGGGCCAACGTGGCACTCCTCTTTCCTAATTGGGATGTGACCTATCTGCTGAGGGGTCTCATTGGCAGGCATGCCATGCTGGGCTCTGGGCTTTGGGGAGGAGGTCTCATG TTGCTCACTGCTCTGTTTTCAAGTGGCCTGGCTTTGCTTGGAGCCTTGATTTGCTTTATCACTTCTGGAGTAGCCCTGAAAGATGGTCCTTTTTGCATGTTTGACCTCTCATTCTTCAATCAGACACAAGCTTGGAAATATGGCTACCCATTCAAAGACATGCATAACAG GAATTATTTATATGACCATTCTCTCTGGAACTCTGTCTGTCGGGAGCCCTCTAAAGCTGTCGTTTGGCATGTGTCCTTCTTCTCCACACTTCTGTGCATCAGCCTCTTCCAGCTTCTCTTGGTGGTCATTCATTTCATCAACAGCTTCCTTGGCCTGTTTTGCAGCCTGTGTGAGAAGTGA
- the Tm4sf19 gene encoding transmembrane 4 L6 family member 19 isoform X1, with translation MLSPSCTMACSRTCSRILGLSLGTAALFAAGANVALLFPNWDVTYLLRGLIGRHAMLGSGLWGGGLMVLTAATLISVMGWRYCCFSKSVPCLSLLTALFSSGLALLGALICFITSGVALKDGPFCMFDLSFFNQTQAWKYGYPFKDMHNRNYLYDHSLWNSVCREPSKAVVWHVSFFSTLLCISLFQLLLVVIHFINSFLGLFCSLCEK, from the exons ATGCTGTCCCCTTCCTGTACGATGGCATGCTCGAGGACCTGTTCCCGCATCCTGGGGCTGAGCCTGGGGACTGCAGCCCTGTTTGCTGCTGGGGCCAACGTGGCACTCCTCTTTCCTAATTGGGATGTGACCTATCTGCTGAGGGGTCTCATTGGCAGGCATGCCATGCTGGGCTCTGGGCTTTGGGGAGGAGGTCTCATG GTACTCACTGCAGCTACCCTCATCTCTGTGATGGGATGGAGATATTGCTGTTTCAGTAAAAGTGTACCCTGTCTAAGT TTGCTCACTGCTCTGTTTTCAAGTGGCCTGGCTTTGCTTGGAGCCTTGATTTGCTTTATCACTTCTGGAGTAGCCCTGAAAGATGGTCCTTTTTGCATGTTTGACCTCTCATTCTTCAATCAGACACAAGCTTGGAAATATGGCTACCCATTCAAAGACATGCATAACAG GAATTATTTATATGACCATTCTCTCTGGAACTCTGTCTGTCGGGAGCCCTCTAAAGCTGTCGTTTGGCATGTGTCCTTCTTCTCCACACTTCTGTGCATCAGCCTCTTCCAGCTTCTCTTGGTGGTCATTCATTTCATCAACAGCTTCCTTGGCCTGTTTTGCAGCCTGTGTGAGAAGTGA